In Mesorhizobium sp., one DNA window encodes the following:
- a CDS encoding SUMF1/EgtB/PvdO family nonheme iron enzyme — translation MHVNLFEVAMGAVASLAVPFAAMGVAGKPVDTPRLPLAETVEIAATAIDYPLPGEFLLDARPATAPSMKIETPAFRIMKRQVSLADYERCVTDGACRPADARPNPLDVPVTGVNWLDAQAYASWYSRGTGANWRLPTALEAAVAAGERFGGESFTAQADDPANPAVRWLRRYREEAASKRPPDPEPKPRGHYGPNSIGIEDFGGNVWEWTSTCYQRVTLSGDRKTVLSTTENCGVHVLEGRHRAYMSNFVRDGKSGGCAVGTPPENLGFRLVRDADFPLIAWADARLRSLLGQHSTPF, via the coding sequence ATGCACGTCAACCTGTTTGAAGTCGCAATGGGCGCGGTCGCCTCACTCGCGGTGCCGTTCGCCGCGATGGGTGTGGCGGGCAAGCCGGTCGACACTCCCCGTCTCCCCCTCGCCGAGACGGTGGAAATCGCCGCGACGGCCATCGACTATCCCCTTCCCGGCGAATTCCTCCTCGATGCGCGGCCGGCAACCGCGCCTTCCATGAAGATCGAAACCCCGGCCTTCCGCATCATGAAGCGCCAAGTGAGTCTCGCCGACTACGAGCGTTGCGTCACCGATGGTGCCTGCCGTCCGGCCGATGCGCGGCCCAACCCCCTCGACGTCCCCGTCACCGGCGTGAACTGGCTCGACGCACAGGCCTATGCCAGCTGGTATTCGCGCGGCACCGGCGCAAACTGGCGGCTGCCGACGGCGCTCGAGGCCGCGGTCGCCGCCGGCGAGCGCTTTGGTGGCGAGAGTTTTACGGCACAGGCCGACGATCCGGCCAACCCGGCGGTCCGCTGGCTCAGGCGCTACCGCGAGGAGGCCGCGTCGAAGCGTCCGCCCGACCCGGAGCCCAAGCCGCGCGGCCACTACGGTCCGAATTCCATCGGCATCGAGGATTTCGGCGGCAACGTCTGGGAGTGGACCTCGACCTGCTACCAACGCGTTACGCTGTCGGGCGACCGCAAGACTGTGCTCAGCACGACGGAAAACTGCGGCGTGCACGTGCTTGAAGGCCGCCACCGCGCCTACATGTCCAACTTCGTCCGCGACGGCAAGAGCGGCGGCTGCGCCGTCGGCACGCCGCCCGAGAACCTCGGTTTCCGGCTCGTCCGCGACGCCGATTTCCCCTTGATCGCGTGGGCCGACGCGCGGCTGCGCAGCCTGTTGGGTCAGCATTCGACCCCCTTCTGA
- the nirK gene encoding copper-containing nitrite reductase encodes MFTRRQALLGAAAATMLAGALPRLATAAPVTEAEIAALPRQKITLVAPPFVHAHEQVATSGPKVVEFVMPIEEKKVVIDDEGTEFQAMTFNGSMPGPMMVVHEGDYVELTLINPDTNSMPHNIDFHAATGALGGGALTLINPGEQVKLRFKATRSGTFVYHCAPEGAMIPWHVVSGMSGTIMVLPRDGLKNEKGEALRYDKVFYIGENDFYVPRDEEGNYKTYESHGESYADTVQVMRGLIPTHVVFNGAKGALTGDNAMKSKVGETVLIVHSQANRDTRPHLIGGHGDYVWEEGKFANPPAKDLETWFIRGGSAGAALYTFLQPGVYAYVNHNLIEAVELGATAHFVVDGEWNDDLMKQVVAPSPITTN; translated from the coding sequence ATGTTCACGCGTCGCCAAGCCCTTCTGGGAGCAGCGGCCGCAACCATGCTGGCGGGGGCATTGCCCAGGCTGGCCACCGCCGCTCCGGTCACCGAGGCCGAGATCGCAGCACTTCCGCGCCAGAAGATCACTCTGGTTGCTCCGCCATTCGTCCACGCGCATGAGCAGGTCGCGACGAGCGGACCGAAGGTGGTCGAGTTCGTCATGCCGATCGAGGAGAAGAAGGTCGTCATCGACGACGAAGGAACCGAATTCCAGGCCATGACCTTCAATGGCTCGATGCCCGGTCCGATGATGGTCGTCCACGAGGGCGACTATGTCGAGCTGACGCTGATCAACCCCGACACCAACTCCATGCCGCACAACATCGACTTCCACGCGGCGACCGGGGCGCTCGGCGGCGGGGCACTCACGCTCATCAATCCCGGCGAGCAGGTCAAGCTGCGCTTCAAGGCCACCCGCTCGGGGACCTTCGTCTACCACTGCGCGCCTGAAGGGGCGATGATCCCTTGGCACGTCGTCTCCGGCATGAGCGGCACGATCATGGTCCTGCCCCGCGACGGCCTTAAGAACGAAAAGGGCGAGGCGCTGCGCTACGACAAGGTCTTCTACATCGGCGAGAACGACTTCTACGTTCCGCGCGACGAGGAGGGCAACTACAAGACCTATGAATCGCATGGCGAATCCTATGCCGACACGGTCCAGGTCATGCGCGGCCTGATCCCCACCCACGTCGTCTTCAACGGCGCCAAGGGTGCGCTGACGGGCGACAACGCCATGAAGTCGAAGGTCGGCGAGACGGTGCTCATCGTCCACTCGCAGGCCAACCGCGACACCCGCCCGCACCTGATCGGCGGCCATGGCGACTATGTCTGGGAAGAAGGCAAGTTCGCCAACCCGCCTGCCAAGGATCTGGAAACCTGGTTCATCCGCGGCGGATCGGCCGGCGCGGCGCTCTACACCTTCCTCCAGCCGGGCGTCTACGCCTACGTCAACCACAACCTGATCGAGGCGGTGGAACTGGGCGCCACGGCGCACTTCGTGGTCGACGGCGAATGGAACGACGATCTGATGAAGCAGGTCGTGGCTCCGAGCCCGATCACGACCAACTGA
- the otsA gene encoding alpha,alpha-trehalose-phosphate synthase (UDP-forming) yields MSRLVVVSNRVPAPSKSKVHAGGLAVALQAALNARGGLWMGWSGVSSGAREPGAMTIRQEGPITYALTDLSRKDIDEYYAGFANSTLWPLCHYRLDITDYARKDMAGYFRVNRFFARQLGPQLAADDVVWIHDYHLIPLAAELRRMGVKNRIGFFLHIPFPPPDVFFALPVYASILEGLVDYDVVGFQTRHDADNFAACIEREGIGHPREPGMIETRGGGRRVKVGVFPIGIDTRGFEKMATEAVANPAVRKIARSLRDREVVVGVDRLDYSKGIPQRMQAFERFLRDNPAYKGRATLLQVTPKSRSDVPHYLDMQREVAELAGRVNGELATLDWTPIRYVNSSINHSILAGLYRLAKVGLVTPMRDGMNLVAKEYIAAQDPADPGVLVLSRFAGAARELQSAILVNPYDTEAVSQAIAQALSLPLAARIERHAAMLRHLRRHDISAWCDAFLDALAATEERR; encoded by the coding sequence GTGAGCCGGCTCGTCGTCGTTTCCAACCGCGTTCCGGCGCCGAGCAAGAGCAAGGTGCATGCCGGCGGACTGGCGGTCGCACTTCAGGCTGCGCTCAACGCCCGCGGCGGTCTGTGGATGGGCTGGTCGGGCGTCTCGAGCGGCGCGCGCGAGCCGGGCGCCATGACGATCCGGCAGGAAGGGCCGATCACCTATGCGCTGACCGACCTCAGCCGGAAGGATATCGACGAATACTATGCCGGTTTCGCCAATTCGACGCTCTGGCCGCTGTGTCACTACCGGCTCGACATCACCGACTATGCGCGCAAGGACATGGCCGGCTACTTCCGCGTCAACCGCTTCTTCGCCCGGCAGCTCGGGCCGCAGCTCGCCGCCGACGACGTCGTCTGGATCCACGACTACCATCTGATCCCGCTCGCCGCGGAATTGCGCCGGATGGGCGTGAAGAACCGAATCGGCTTCTTCCTGCATATTCCCTTTCCGCCCCCCGACGTGTTCTTCGCCCTGCCCGTCTATGCGTCGATCCTCGAAGGTCTGGTGGATTACGACGTCGTCGGATTCCAGACGCGGCACGATGCCGACAACTTCGCCGCCTGCATCGAGCGTGAAGGCATCGGCCACCCTCGGGAGCCGGGCATGATCGAGACTCGCGGCGGCGGCCGCCGCGTCAAGGTCGGCGTCTTCCCCATCGGCATCGACACCCGCGGCTTCGAGAAGATGGCCACGGAGGCTGTCGCCAACCCGGCGGTGCGCAAGATCGCCCGATCGCTGCGCGATCGCGAGGTTGTCGTCGGGGTCGACCGGCTCGACTATTCGAAAGGCATTCCGCAGCGCATGCAGGCGTTTGAGCGCTTCCTGCGCGACAACCCGGCCTACAAGGGTCGCGCGACCCTGTTGCAGGTGACGCCGAAATCCCGCTCCGACGTTCCGCACTACCTGGACATGCAGCGAGAGGTCGCCGAACTTGCAGGCCGCGTCAACGGCGAGCTTGCCACCCTCGACTGGACCCCGATCCGCTACGTCAATTCCTCGATCAACCACAGCATACTGGCCGGTCTCTACCGGCTGGCCAAGGTCGGCCTGGTCACGCCGATGCGCGACGGCATGAACCTTGTCGCGAAGGAATACATCGCCGCCCAGGATCCGGCCGATCCCGGCGTTCTGGTTCTCTCGCGCTTCGCCGGCGCGGCGCGCGAACTGCAATCGGCGATTCTGGTCAATCCCTACGACACCGAGGCGGTCTCGCAGGCGATCGCGCAGGCATTGTCCCTGCCGCTTGCCGCGCGTATCGAGCGGCATGCTGCCATGCTGCGCCACCTGCGCCGGCATGACATCTCCGCCTGGTGCGACGCCTTCCTCGACGCGCTGGCCGCCACCGAGGAGCGCCGGTAA
- a CDS encoding glycoside hydrolase family 15 protein, whose amino-acid sequence MPDMSLDLGVIGNAAAAALIDRNARLVWMCAPRMDGDPVFCRLLGGDNVPPADERGDWTFAIENHADSRQSYLRNTAILETILRDENGNALRITDFAPRFKSGGRLFRPLTIIRIVEPLTGTPRISVHMRPRWDYGAQAPETTRGSNHIRFILGDQVLRLTTNAPVEFVQRGTPFLVDRPYAFVFGPDERLTAHPLDTARSLFQDTRDYWIDWARSLHLPADWQDVVIRSAITLKLCSHEETGGIVAALTTSIPEYGATGRTWDYRFCWLRDSFFTVKALNALGATRTMEDYLSYVSNIAAASPDGYLQPLFGIGLERRVDEEVAAFLGGYRGLGPVRRGNAAYTQVQNDGYGSVILSIIQYFFDERLPGMGEESLFRRLEPLGDQAFARWNVPDAGLWEFRTRNSVHTHSSLMCWAGCDRLARIARKLGLADRETFWRERADTIREGILARAWNEKLGSFVSSFEGADLDASLLLIPEIGLLPADDPRFLSTLATIENHLRFGNHLYRYRTPDDFGEPETAFTACTFWLIDALARVGRADDAREIFEDVLKHRNHLGLLSEGIHVDSGELWGNYPQTYSMVGLINAAMRLSRRWEDVL is encoded by the coding sequence ATGCCCGACATGTCTCTCGATCTCGGCGTCATCGGCAATGCGGCCGCCGCCGCCCTCATCGACCGCAACGCCCGATTGGTCTGGATGTGCGCGCCGCGCATGGACGGCGATCCGGTCTTCTGCCGGCTGCTCGGCGGCGACAACGTCCCGCCCGCGGACGAACGCGGCGACTGGACCTTCGCCATCGAAAACCACGCGGACAGCCGCCAGTCCTATCTCCGCAATACTGCCATCCTCGAAACCATTCTCCGCGACGAGAACGGCAACGCATTGCGCATCACCGATTTCGCGCCGCGCTTCAAATCGGGTGGCCGGCTGTTCCGGCCGCTCACCATCATCCGCATCGTCGAGCCCCTGACCGGCACGCCGCGCATCTCTGTCCATATGCGGCCGCGATGGGACTACGGCGCGCAGGCGCCCGAGACGACACGCGGCTCGAACCACATCCGTTTCATCCTCGGCGACCAGGTGCTGCGCCTGACGACGAATGCCCCCGTCGAATTCGTCCAGCGCGGCACGCCCTTCCTGGTCGACCGGCCCTATGCATTCGTCTTCGGCCCCGACGAGCGCCTCACCGCCCACCCTCTCGACACCGCCCGCTCCCTCTTCCAGGACACGCGCGATTACTGGATCGACTGGGCCCGCAGCCTGCATCTTCCGGCTGACTGGCAGGACGTGGTGATCCGCTCCGCCATTACCCTCAAGCTCTGCTCGCACGAGGAGACCGGCGGCATCGTCGCGGCGCTCACCACCTCGATCCCCGAATACGGGGCAACCGGCCGCACCTGGGATTATCGCTTCTGCTGGCTGCGCGATTCCTTCTTCACCGTGAAGGCGCTCAACGCACTCGGTGCGACCCGCACGATGGAGGACTATCTGTCCTACGTCTCCAACATCGCCGCCGCTTCGCCCGACGGCTACCTCCAGCCGCTCTTCGGCATCGGCCTGGAGCGTCGCGTCGACGAGGAGGTCGCGGCTTTCCTCGGCGGCTATCGTGGCCTCGGGCCGGTGCGGCGCGGCAACGCCGCCTACACCCAGGTCCAGAACGACGGCTATGGCTCGGTCATCCTCTCCATCATCCAGTATTTTTTCGACGAGCGACTGCCAGGCATGGGCGAGGAATCTCTGTTCCGCCGCCTGGAGCCACTGGGCGACCAGGCGTTTGCCCGCTGGAACGTGCCGGATGCCGGACTGTGGGAATTCCGCACCCGCAACTCGGTCCACACCCATTCCAGCCTGATGTGCTGGGCGGGCTGCGACCGCCTGGCGCGGATCGCCCGGAAGCTCGGTCTTGCCGACCGCGAGACTTTCTGGCGCGAACGCGCCGACACAATCCGGGAAGGCATCCTCGCCCGCGCCTGGAACGAGAAGCTCGGCTCCTTCGTCTCGTCGTTCGAGGGAGCGGATCTCGACGCCAGTCTGCTGCTCATTCCCGAAATCGGCCTGCTGCCGGCCGATGACCCACGTTTCCTGTCGACGCTGGCGACAATTGAAAATCACCTGCGCTTCGGCAACCACCTCTACCGCTACCGCACTCCCGACGATTTCGGCGAACCGGAAACCGCCTTCACCGCCTGCACCTTCTGGCTGATCGACGCGCTCGCCCGCGTCGGCCGAGCCGATGACGCACGGGAAATATTCGAGGACGTGCTGAAGCACCGAAACCATCTGGGCCTATTGTCTGAGGGAATCCACGTCGACAGCGGCGAACTCTGGGGCAACTACCCCCAGACCTATTCGATGGTCGGTCTCATCAACGCCGCCATGCGACTGTCGCGCCGGTGGGAGGACGTGCTGTGA